From the genome of Papaver somniferum cultivar HN1 unplaced genomic scaffold, ASM357369v1 unplaced-scaffold_21, whole genome shotgun sequence:
ATACCTTGCAAACATCCAATTAATGCAATCGTACTGATAACCAAACAAACAATGCTGAAAGTTTGAAGAATAACCCACTTTCGCGTCCATGCCTCAACTTTGAGTTGCACAAAGTACATCTGCACTGGGAAATATATAGTCAAGGGCCAGAACCCTACGGTACCCAAGACTCCCAAAATTTGGTTGAAATATGGAAATGCCATTGCAATTCCTGTTGTTGAAGCAACGTACAACGTTCGAGTGCATAACCTAAGGAGATTCAGATTGACTTGAGTTGGAACCAAAGGGACTTTGATTGTGTAGGATTTGTTGATGAAGGTACTGTTGGAAAACTTCTTTCCTAGCCATCCTTCCATGAATGCAAAGACAGGCTGATTGCACACCTATGTATGATGGGTTCAAATTTGATTACTCTTCCCATTTCTACGAAATTCCATGTAACAAAAGTTAGACACGTATTTTAGATTAGCATACCTGGTATCCTCCAACTAGATGAACAACGATGCAAAAGTTAGCCAAGTCAATAAGCCAGTACGGCTCATAGAACCCAAACCCCGTCAGAAGGTTTCCTGGAGTTTGGTTCCCAAAAGCTGCATATCCAAAGCATCCACAACAGAGATAGAAGAAAGTGGTGATGAAGACTGCTATCATAGATGCCTTCTTCATGGTTTTATTTTCCGCTGGCGGGGACTTTAGAGTATCCTAATCATTTTTGTACAACAATATCTTGTTTATGTTTAGCAATGTTGAACTATTAATTCACAAAAGATAGAAATGCTTGTACTGCTACAAGTAAGAGATTGAACAATCACCTGTATCTCAAGAAGAAATCCGGTGTATGGGTAAGCGAAAGCAATATCTCCAAGTGCTTGGCAGACCTTCCATACTTTCTGAGCTACGGTAACTTGGGGGATCCCTCCTAAGCTCCCCATAATACTTCCATTCTCTGCAAAAGGATTTTACCTACTTATTACAGATGAGTGCATATATAggaaaacagaaggtgaaaaaaaaaataccaatAACTTTGGCGAAGCCAAGAGCAAATCCAATCGAGGCGTAGGAGAAAGACATGATGGCCGCAACTATGGATAGCCATTCCATGCCATGGAAATTAGGTATCTGAgaaaacataatttgaatagcTCCAAAAAGAAGCATATAAAATGCGTCTCCAAATACACATGGAGCCTCATGACCTTCTTtatgataacaattcgatgtatGAATCGCTCTGCGTCACAAGATAACAACAGTGAACATCAAATCATATCACCAACACGACGAGCCTAATTAGTCAAGTGATCTACCTCATACTGATTGAAGCAGTTAGTACATAAGCAACACCTGTTCCATACATGCCTGTGTATAGAAGAAAACCGCACAACACTTTCCGCTTTTGACCTGAACTAATACGCAAGCCGATGAACCAAATTATGAAGGATTGAGATAAGAATGTCTTAATTATGAGTTGTTTGTTTAACAAAATGAGTACCTAGAATGGC
Proteins encoded in this window:
- the LOC113339261 gene encoding probable amino acid permease 7; this encodes MAVHNSLEIANKDDLCEDDGRPKRTGTIWTCNAHIITGVIGSGVLSLAWSTAQLGWIAGPISMVCLAIVTYISASLLSDCYRCPDPITGTRNYTYVDAVNAILGQKRKVLCGFLLYTGMYGTGVAYVLTASISMRAIHTSNCYHKEGHEAPCVFGDAFYMLLFGAIQIMFSQIPNFHGMEWLSIVAAIMSFSYASIGFALGFAKVIENGSIMGSLGGIPQVTVAQKVWKVCQALGDIAFAYPYTGFLLEIQDTLKSPPAENKTMKKASMIAVFITTFFYLCCGCFGYAAFGNQTPGNLLTGFGFYEPYWLIDLANFCIVVHLVGGYQVCNQPVFAFMEGWLGKKFSNSTFINKSYTIKVPLVPTQVNLNLLRLCTRTLYVASTTGIAMAFPYFNQILGVLGTVGFWPLTIYFPVQMYFVQLKVEAWTRKWVILQTFSIVCLVISTIALIGCLQGIVSAKIE